From Triticum urartu cultivar G1812 chromosome 2, Tu2.1, whole genome shotgun sequence, a single genomic window includes:
- the LOC125537812 gene encoding amino acid transporter ANT1-like, with product MAEAKGAAAPLLAREDGRRRGGWGGATWAQTLGNVVVSIVGTGVLGLPYAFRAAGWVAGSLGVAAAGFATLYCMLLLVDCKDKLQEEETDEPKNYTYGDFGEKCFGTIGRCLTEILILISQAGGSVAYLVFIGENLHSVFSQSMSPAGFIFAVLLPVQIALSFILSLSSLSPFSIFADVCNVLAVAMVIRKDLQLIDHPFANRSAFNGVLAIPFAFGVAVFCFEGFSMTLALESSMAERRKFRWVLSQAVVGIIVVYACFGVCGYLAYGEATKDIITLNLPNSWSSAAVKVGLCIALAFTFPVMMHPIHEIVETRLRSSGCFQKLSHGVPGAEWLGLHSSRIIMVTILTVMASCIPAFGSFVSFVGCTVCALLSFVLPTFFHLNIVGSSMSLWRRVLDYGFLLFGLGFAGYGIFTALSSH from the exons ATGGCTGAGGCGAAGGGGGCGGCTGCGCCGCTGCTGGCGCGGGAGGATGGGAGACGGCGTGGAGGCTGGGGAGGAGCAACCTGGGCGCAGACGCTGGGCAACGTGGTGGTGTCCATTGTGGGCACGGGGGTGCTCGGCCTGCCCTACGCCTTCCGAGCCGCCGGCTGGGTCGCCGGATCCCTCGGCGTCGCCGCCGCCGGATTCGCCACGCTCTACTGCATGCTCCTCCTG GTGGACTGTAAAGATAAATTGCAAGAGGAAGAAACTGATGAACCAAAGAATTATACATATGGAGATTTTGGTGAGAAGTGCTTTGGGACTATAGGTCGGTGCTTGACGGAAATTCTCATTCTTATCTCACAAGCGGGTGGTTCTGTAGCTTACCTAGTATTCATTGGTGAAAATCTGCATTCCGTGTTTAGCCAGTCGATGTCACCAGCTGGCTTCATCTTTGCCGTCCTATTGCCTGTGCAAATCGCGTTGTCCTTCATTCTTTCACTATCCTCTCTTTCACCATTCAGTATATTTGCTGATGTGTGCAATGTCCTAGCGGTGGCAATGGTTATCAGAAAAGATCTTCAACTAATTGATCATCCTTTTGCAAATAGAAGTGCTTTTAATGGGGTTTTGGCGATACCTTTCGCTTTTGGAGTCGCGGTCTTCTGCTTTGAAGGATTCAGCATGACACTGGCACTAGAATCATCAATGGCGGAACGTAGAAAGTTCCGTTGGGTGCTTTCTCAAGCAGTTGTGGGCATCATAGTTGTGTATGCATGTTTTGGAGTATGTGGGTACTTGGCCTATGGTGAGGCTACCAAGGACATCATAACACTTAATCTTCCCAATAGTTGGTCATCTGCTGCTGTTAAG GTTGGCCTATGCATTGCACTAGCATTCACATTCCCAGTTATGATGCACCCGATTCACGAGATTGTGGAGACAAGGCTCAGATCAAGTGGATGCTTCCAGAAGCTCTCCCACGGGGTTCCTGGTGCCGAGTGGCTAGGCCTGCACTCGAGCCGCATCATCATGGTGACTATTTTAACTGTGATGGCATCCTGCATACCTGCATTTGGGTCCTTCGTCTCCTTTGTTGGGTGCACCGTCTGTGCGCTGCTCTCCTTTGTGCTACCCACCTTCTTCCACCTCAACATCGTAGGATCATCAATGAGCCTATGGAGAAGAGTGCTGGACTACGGCTTCCTTCTGTTTGGCCTTGGTTTTGCTGGTTATGGAATATTCACTGCTCTCTCGTCACACTGA
- the LOC125537813 gene encoding GDSL esterase/lipase EXL3-like: MYNMIPALLVLAGVITGVRAAAPPPVPVPVPPKVPTAPPATAGPLKYPAILAFGDSIIDTGNNNYIRTIVRANFPPYGRDFPGHKATGRFTDGRISVDFLAAALGVKENVPPYLKKDLTLDDLKTGVSFASAGSGYDNATCKTMSALSMEQQLKMFLEYKAKVGTIPDKALYLLVWGSNDIVEHFTFGDPMSVEQYSDLMVQRAISYIQTLVSLGAKRIALTGVPPVGCLPSQRILSGGIRRQCATDRNQLASMFNNKVREKMAMLGAKLPGVTLTFIDLYAIFEDVIHRHEALGFKNAKDSCCGFLGLAVAVLCNFASPVCAEPAKYVFWDIYHPSSSAYKVIIDMVVEKYFRYMN; the protein is encoded by the exons ATGTATAACATGATCCCCGCCCTGCTAGTTCTCGCCGGAGTCATCACCGGGGTGCGTGCGGCAGCACCTCCTCCGGTGCCGGTGCCGGTGCCGCCGAAGGTTCCCACAGCTCCCCCGGCTACTGCCGGGCCGCTTAAATACCCCGCGATCCTTGCTTTTGGTGACTCGATTATAGACACAGGTAACAACAACTATATCAGGACAATCGTCAGGGCCAACTTCCCGCCCTACGGCAGGGACTTCCCCGGGCACAAGGCCACCGGCCGGTTCACGGACGGTAGGATCAGTGTTGACTTCCTAG CGGCGGCACTTGGTGTGAAGGAGAATGTCCCGCCGTACCTGAAGAAGGACCTCACCCTCGACGACCTCAAGACCGGTGTCAGCTTCGCATCGGCCGGGAGCGGCTACGACAACGCCACCTGCAAGACCATG TCGGCGCTGTCGATGGAGCAGCAGCTGAAGATGTTCCTGGAGTACAAGGCCAAGGTGGGGACTATCCCGGACAAGGCCCTCTACCTCCTCGTGTGGGGCAGCAACGACATCGTGGAGCACTTCACCTTCGGGGACCCCATGTCGGTAGAGCAGTACAGCGACCTCATGGTCCAGCGCGCCATCTCCTACATCCAGACCCTCGTCAGCCTCGGCGCCAAGAGGATCGCCCTGACGGGAGTGCCGCCGGTGGGCTGCTTGCCGTCGCAGCGCATTCTCTCTGGCGGGATCCGGCGGCAGTGCGCCACGGATCGTAACCAGCTAGCCAGCATGTTCAACAACAAGGTCAGGGAAAAGATGGCCATGCTCGGCGCCAAGCTCCCCGGCGTCACGCTCACATTCATCGACCTCTACGCCATCTTTGAGGACGTGATCCACCGGCACGAGGCGCTCGGGTTCAAGAACGCCAAGGACTCGTGCTGCGGTTTCCTTGGGCTGGCGGTAGCCGTGCTCTGCAACTTCGCCAGCCCGGTCTGCGCCGAACCCGCCAAATACGTCTTCTGGGACATCTACCACCCCAGCTCTAGTGCCTACAAAGTCATCATCGACATGGTCGTCGAAAAATACTTCAGATACATGAACTAG